The nucleotide window CTCGAGCCGGATCTCGCTGGCGCCGGCGAAGAGGCCGCGCATGTCCGGCATGTGCTTGACCATGGCCGCCGTGAGGCGGTAGACGAAATCCTCGGACAGGTCGCGGCTCGC belongs to Candidatus Rokuibacteriota bacterium and includes:
- a CDS encoding C4-dicarboxylate ABC transporter, coding for ASRDLSEDFVYRLTAAMVKHMPDMRGLFAGASEIRLETALLDNPIAVHPGAKRYYDEKGVK